The Candidatus Binatia bacterium genome has a segment encoding these proteins:
- a CDS encoding phosphate ABC transporter substrate-binding protein: MRFEFLVLFGALLLHLPLPAAADAPIEVDPALAPYQKVSGISGNLNSIGSDTMNNLMTYWAEGFSKFYPNVRVQVEGKGSSTAPPALIARTAQLGPMSRPMKDTEIDAFETQFGHKPTGFRTSLDSLAVYVNKDNPLQSLTMPQVDAMYSKTRRLGYKEPISTWGQVGLTGDWKSMPISLYGRNSASGTYGFFKEHALNNGDFRNEVKEQPGSASVVQGVTRDRAGIGYSGIGYRTSGVKALALAPGEGAAAVAATPEHVYDGTYPLARFLFVYVNKDPEKPLDPLVREFVKFIFSREGQAVVIKDGYLPVPAVVAREEIEKIQ, encoded by the coding sequence ATGCGATTCGAATTTCTGGTGCTCTTCGGGGCGCTGCTGCTCCACCTGCCGTTGCCGGCGGCTGCGGACGCGCCGATCGAAGTTGACCCCGCTCTCGCCCCGTATCAGAAAGTCAGCGGTATCTCGGGCAATCTGAACAGCATCGGTTCCGACACGATGAACAACCTGATGACCTACTGGGCGGAGGGTTTCAGCAAGTTCTACCCCAACGTCCGCGTGCAGGTCGAAGGAAAGGGGTCGAGCACCGCGCCGCCGGCGCTGATCGCCCGCACCGCGCAGCTCGGGCCAATGTCGCGGCCGATGAAGGACACCGAGATCGACGCTTTCGAAACCCAGTTCGGCCACAAACCCACCGGTTTTCGGACCTCGCTGGATTCTCTGGCGGTGTACGTCAACAAGGACAACCCGCTGCAATCGCTCACCATGCCGCAAGTCGATGCGATGTACTCCAAGACCCGGCGTCTCGGGTACAAGGAGCCGATTTCTACGTGGGGGCAGGTCGGCCTGACGGGGGATTGGAAGTCGATGCCGATCAGCCTGTACGGCCGCAACTCGGCCTCCGGTACGTATGGGTTTTTCAAGGAGCACGCGCTGAACAACGGCGACTTCCGAAACGAGGTCAAGGAGCAGCCCGGGTCGGCGTCGGTGGTGCAGGGGGTCACGCGGGATCGCGCCGGGATCGGGTACAGCGGCATCGGCTACCGGACCTCGGGCGTCAAGGCGTTGGCGCTGGCGCCGGGGGAAGGTGCGGCGGCTGTGGCGGCGACCCCGGAGCACGTCTACGACGGCACGTATCCGCTGGCGCGCTTCCTGTTCGTTTACGTGAACAAGGACCCGGAGAAACCACTCGATCCGCTGGTGCGGGAGTTCGTCAAGTTCATCTTTTCTAGGGAGGGTCAGGCGGTGGTCATCAAAGATGGCTACCTGCCGGTGCCGGCGGTGGTAGCGCGGGAAGAGATCGAGAAGATCCAATAG
- a CDS encoding retropepsin-like domain-containing protein has translation MPRYDAEAFAPPAPLAHVSLTNVRRRLACTDVPMLTDSGADVTLVPRSAVSRIKATVVPGREYELLGFDGTSSRAPTVRLELTWLGRAFVGRFLLIDDTVGILGRNILNALVLVLDGPHLRWRAR, from the coding sequence ATGCCGCGGTATGACGCCGAGGCGTTTGCGCCGCCTGCGCCACTGGCTCATGTCTCGCTCACCAATGTGAGGCGCCGCCTCGCGTGCACGGACGTGCCAATGCTCACCGACAGCGGCGCGGACGTCACGCTCGTCCCCCGCAGCGCCGTCAGCCGGATCAAAGCGACCGTCGTTCCCGGAAGGGAGTACGAGTTGCTCGGGTTCGACGGGACGTCAAGCCGTGCACCAACGGTTCGTCTCGAACTCACCTGGCTCGGTCGCGCCTTCGTTGGCCGGTTTCTCCTCATCGACGACACCGTCGGGATCCTCGGCCGCAACATCCTGAACGCGCTGGTGCTGGTCCTGGACGGGCCGCACCTGCGCTGGCGTGCGCGGTAG
- the phoU gene encoding phosphate signaling complex protein PhoU, translated as MGGFVEKQIANAVLALTERDDALARLTIGRDHTVNRMDVEIDELCLRLLALHQPAARDLRLITTALKINADLERIGDMAVNMCERVIELNQESQLKPFIDIPRMAEVAQEMLRESLDAFVREDVDLALKVCRDDDMIDGLTHQLVRELLSFMIEDPHTTTRGLRLIFIAKYIERIADHATNISEMVVFMVKGKSIRHLDQVPPFV; from the coding sequence ATGGGCGGGTTCGTGGAGAAGCAGATTGCCAACGCCGTCCTGGCGCTGACCGAGCGCGACGACGCACTGGCGAGACTGACCATCGGCCGCGATCACACGGTCAACCGAATGGACGTCGAGATCGACGAACTCTGCCTGCGGCTCCTCGCCCTGCACCAGCCGGCGGCCCGGGACCTGCGGTTGATAACGACGGCCTTGAAGATCAATGCCGACCTCGAACGTATCGGCGACATGGCGGTCAATATGTGCGAGCGGGTGATCGAACTCAACCAGGAGTCGCAACTGAAGCCCTTCATCGACATCCCCCGCATGGCCGAAGTGGCGCAAGAGATGCTCCGCGAGAGTCTCGACGCCTTCGTGCGCGAGGACGTCGATCTCGCCCTCAAGGTCTGCCGCGACGACGACATGATCGACGGTCTGACCCATCAGTTGGTTCGCGAGTTGCTCTCGTTCATGATCGAAGATCCGCACACCACGACGCGCGGCCTGCGCCTGATCTTTATCGCCAAGTACATCGAACGCATTGCCGACCATGCCACCAACATCTCCGAGATGGTCGTCTTCATGGTGAAGGGAAAGAGCATACGTCACCTCGATCAGGTGCCGCCGTTCGTCTGA
- a CDS encoding four helix bundle protein — protein MIFGHERLEVYRAAIEYVGWAYRLCEGIKGQRNAKEQLLRASPAIPLNIAEGNGKATDGDRRRYF, from the coding sequence ATGATCTTCGGCCACGAGCGACTTGAGGTATATCGCGCGGCCATCGAGTACGTTGGCTGGGCGTATCGGCTCTGTGAAGGCATCAAGGGGCAGCGAAACGCGAAGGAGCAGTTGCTGCGAGCATCGCCAGCGATCCCGCTGAATATCGCCGAGGGGAACGGCAAGGCGACCGACGGTGACCGCCGCCGGTATTTCTAG
- a CDS encoding cell wall metabolism sensor histidine kinase WalK, with amino-acid sequence MPSIRSLPARLLLPYVAVGAVVGVGLYFRGGRVAAAGFAVAALTAVALFLWAYVRLARRLARVAEFSAAIAAGQPPPPLTPEGDDAVSRLERSLLATANSLWTQLESAREEKSKLEAVLRGMVEGVLVIDRLGTILLSNQRAEWLFGTASTHGSMVGQPLINVTRDPDIQELVREVMRGDTRRGRMREITLEGAGRENLQVTATPIDEPGGVPRLFILVFHDTTELRRLEATRRDFVANVSHELRTPLTAIRGYAETLRGGALQDTELADRFLRVIERHSERLGRLIDDLLTLSDLELGRTEIQRGPMPLVPAVDAAIEVVREKAQRGNVEIRRQVPADLPPLNADADRIEQVLVNLIDNAVKYSRPGGAVTVSAAAVEQPAGPGAPAVRDVGGGPWIEIRVADTGVGVPRQDLPRLTERFYRVDKARSRELGGTGLGLAIVKHIVQAHRGALWIESEVNKGTTVYVSLPAADLNRVAPPVPAA; translated from the coding sequence GTGCCCTCCATTCGTAGCCTCCCGGCGCGGTTGCTGCTCCCGTACGTCGCCGTCGGCGCGGTTGTAGGTGTCGGTCTCTATTTCCGCGGCGGACGTGTCGCCGCCGCCGGTTTTGCGGTCGCCGCGCTGACGGCGGTGGCGCTGTTTCTGTGGGCGTACGTGCGCCTCGCTCGGCGGCTGGCCCGAGTTGCCGAGTTTTCCGCCGCGATCGCGGCCGGACAACCGCCGCCGCCCCTGACCCCCGAAGGGGACGACGCCGTCAGTCGTCTCGAACGCAGCTTGCTCGCCACGGCTAACAGCCTCTGGACCCAGCTCGAATCGGCGCGCGAGGAGAAGAGCAAACTGGAGGCGGTTCTCAGGGGCATGGTCGAGGGCGTTCTCGTCATCGATCGGTTGGGAACCATTCTGTTGTCGAATCAGCGCGCCGAGTGGCTGTTCGGCACCGCGTCGACGCACGGCAGCATGGTCGGTCAGCCGCTGATTAACGTGACCCGGGATCCAGACATCCAGGAACTCGTGCGCGAGGTCATGCGGGGCGATACGCGCCGTGGCCGCATGCGGGAGATCACCCTCGAAGGTGCCGGGCGCGAGAACCTGCAAGTTACCGCCACGCCGATTGACGAGCCCGGCGGGGTGCCGCGGCTGTTCATTCTCGTCTTTCACGACACTACCGAGTTGCGCCGCCTCGAAGCCACCCGGCGCGACTTCGTGGCCAACGTGTCGCACGAGCTGCGCACGCCGCTGACGGCTATCCGCGGATACGCGGAAACGCTGCGCGGCGGCGCCCTGCAGGACACCGAACTGGCGGACAGGTTTCTGCGCGTGATCGAGCGGCACTCGGAGCGTCTTGGTCGCCTCATCGACGATCTGCTCACTCTGTCGGACCTCGAGCTGGGTCGCACGGAGATCCAGCGCGGGCCGATGCCGCTGGTCCCCGCCGTCGACGCGGCCATCGAGGTGGTGCGCGAGAAGGCGCAACGGGGCAACGTGGAGATCCGGCGTCAGGTGCCGGCCGATCTGCCGCCCTTGAACGCCGATGCGGACCGCATCGAACAGGTTCTCGTCAACCTGATCGACAACGCCGTGAAGTACTCGCGTCCCGGTGGGGCGGTAACGGTCAGTGCCGCGGCGGTCGAGCAGCCCGCCGGCCCGGGCGCCCCGGCGGTACGCGACGTTGGCGGCGGACCATGGATCGAAATCCGCGTTGCCGACACCGGGGTCGGCGTGCCACGGCAGGACCTGCCGCGGCTTACGGAAAGGTTCTATCGCGTCGACAAGGCCAGGTCGCGCGAGCTCGGCGGTACCGGTTTGGGATTGGCGATCGTCAAGCACATCGTCCAGGCGCACCGCGGAGCCCTCTGGATCGAAAGCGAGGTCAACAAAGGCACGACGGTATACGTCTCGCTGCCCGCCGCCGATCTCAATCGCGTGGCTCCGCCGGTTCCGGCAGCGTGA
- a CDS encoding winged helix-turn-helix domain-containing protein, whose protein sequence is MRDNDRRTGVPPVRELLAAPSERLRRVPQRRRLDGGVPDRPRRPYERGRLRIDFDAYEVYVDGRAAQLFLREFELLCFFVQWPNRVFDRAQIIESIWGDEGAIDQRTIDVHVRRLRALIELDPARPELIVTVRRVGYKFNERALAPAPDGGSPASVPRW, encoded by the coding sequence ATGCGGGACAACGACCGACGTACTGGAGTGCCGCCCGTGCGGGAACTGCTCGCGGCGCCATCGGAGCGCCTGCGTCGCGTGCCGCAACGCCGGCGCCTGGACGGCGGCGTACCCGACCGCCCCCGGCGACCCTACGAGCGGGGCCGGCTGCGCATCGACTTCGACGCCTACGAGGTCTACGTCGACGGCCGGGCGGCGCAGCTTTTTCTGCGCGAGTTCGAGTTACTGTGCTTCTTCGTCCAATGGCCGAATCGGGTATTCGACCGGGCCCAGATCATCGAGTCGATCTGGGGCGACGAGGGCGCCATCGACCAGCGAACGATCGACGTCCACGTTCGGCGCCTGCGCGCCTTGATCGAGCTTGATCCGGCGCGTCCCGAGCTGATCGTCACGGTGCGGCGGGTCGGTTACAAGTTCAACGAGCGAGCCCTCGCTCCCGCCCCGGACGGCGGGAGCCCGGCCTCGGTGCCGAGGTGGTAG
- a CDS encoding biopolymer transporter ExbD codes for MTGGFARRCDLSGGVTPTINVTPLVDVVLVLLIIFMVVAPQLEKDIALDLPQIFNPDPDAKIAEPFKVSIPEAGEYYLDDEAYDLDRLIEHLSAERAIDPMRRLVVRADAGLKYKDVREFQNRVQEAGFPGMSFVVNQKHREGGSVMVSAKESAAAPGTTNDEGAAASASGMSESSMSSSGAGPEAAAGAMPGPGAAPAAGEN; via the coding sequence GTGACCGGCGGATTCGCCCGCAGGTGCGACCTCTCCGGCGGCGTAACGCCCACCATCAACGTTACGCCGCTGGTCGACGTGGTGCTGGTGCTGTTGATCATCTTCATGGTCGTGGCGCCGCAGCTCGAGAAGGACATCGCGCTGGACCTGCCGCAGATATTCAACCCCGATCCGGACGCGAAGATCGCCGAGCCGTTCAAGGTCAGTATCCCTGAGGCGGGCGAGTACTACCTTGACGACGAGGCCTACGATCTCGATCGCCTGATCGAGCACTTGAGCGCCGAGCGCGCTATCGACCCGATGCGACGGCTGGTCGTGCGGGCCGATGCCGGACTGAAATACAAGGACGTGCGCGAGTTCCAGAACCGGGTGCAAGAGGCGGGCTTTCCGGGAATGTCGTTCGTGGTGAATCAGAAGCACCGCGAAGGCGGCTCGGTGATGGTATCCGCAAAGGAGTCCGCGGCGGCGCCCGGCACCACGAATGACGAAGGCGCGGCGGCGAGCGCATCAGGCATGTCCGAGTCCTCGATGTCGTCGAGTGGTGCAGGGCCGGAAGCGGCGGCGGGTGCCATGCCGGGACCGGGGGCCGCACCGGCCGCGGGAGAGAACTGA
- the pstB gene encoding phosphate ABC transporter ATP-binding protein PstB, with the protein MSYDGSTFAISDITLDIGKHRVTAFIGPSGCGKSTLLRCFNRLNDLIAGARVTGRITLDGMDINDPRVDVTTLRKRVGMVFQKSNPFPKSVYDNVAYGPRIAGLRDRRKLDLIVEKSLQNAALWDEVKDRLHASALGLSGGQQQRLCIARALAVEPEVILMDEPCSALDPIATARIEALIHELKRQYTIVIVTHNMQQAGRVSDYTAFLYLGQLVEFGATEQIFTTPRRKETEDYITGRFG; encoded by the coding sequence ATGTCCTACGACGGCAGCACGTTCGCCATTAGCGACATCACCCTCGACATCGGCAAGCACCGGGTGACGGCGTTCATCGGCCCGTCGGGATGCGGCAAGTCGACGCTCTTGCGCTGTTTCAATCGGCTGAACGACCTGATTGCCGGAGCCCGCGTGACCGGCCGCATAACCCTCGACGGTATGGACATCAACGATCCGCGCGTCGACGTTACCACCCTGCGCAAACGCGTCGGCATGGTCTTCCAGAAATCCAACCCGTTTCCCAAGTCGGTTTACGACAACGTCGCGTACGGGCCGCGGATCGCCGGCCTGCGCGACCGGCGCAAACTCGACCTCATCGTCGAGAAGAGCTTGCAAAACGCCGCGCTGTGGGACGAGGTCAAGGATCGCTTGCACGCGAGCGCGCTCGGTTTGTCGGGCGGACAACAGCAGCGGCTGTGCATTGCCCGGGCGCTGGCGGTCGAACCGGAAGTGATCCTGATGGACGAACCCTGCTCGGCGCTCGACCCGATCGCCACGGCGCGTATCGAGGCGCTGATTCACGAGCTCAAGCGGCAGTACACCATCGTTATCGTTACCCACAATATGCAGCAGGCCGGACGTGTTTCCGACTACACCGCCTTCCTGTATCTCGGGCAACTCGTCGAGTTCGGCGCCACCGAGCAGATCTTCACGACGCCGCGGCGGAAGGAAACGGAAGACTACATCACCGGCCGATTCGGATGA
- a CDS encoding biopolymer transporter ExbD produces MAMQVGGARGKGPAPDMNVTPLVDVVLVLLIIFMVMTPLANKKFWVHTPKQEKQEIEKKELANEPEPPLVLRVEADATVKVNGAAVPLAELSDRLRRMFAARDDHILFFDAADDAPYGFAVQAMDVAREGGAVTIATLTTALQADPPAPAAAAGDSGS; encoded by the coding sequence ATGGCCATGCAGGTCGGCGGGGCGCGCGGCAAGGGGCCGGCGCCGGACATGAACGTGACGCCGCTGGTAGACGTTGTGCTCGTGTTGCTCATCATCTTCATGGTGATGACCCCGCTGGCCAACAAGAAGTTCTGGGTCCACACGCCCAAGCAGGAGAAACAGGAAATCGAGAAGAAGGAACTTGCCAACGAGCCGGAGCCGCCGCTGGTGTTGCGGGTCGAGGCCGACGCTACCGTCAAGGTCAATGGCGCCGCAGTGCCGCTGGCGGAACTTTCGGACCGGCTCCGGCGGATGTTCGCGGCTCGCGACGATCACATCTTATTTTTCGATGCCGCCGATGACGCCCCGTACGGGTTCGCGGTTCAGGCGATGGACGTGGCCCGCGAGGGGGGTGCCGTGACGATCGCTACGCTGACTACGGCGTTGCAGGCGGATCCCCCCGCCCCCGCCGCAGCAGCCGGGGACTCGGGGTCGTAA
- a CDS encoding ABC transporter permease subunit: MARPIAAGWTRRAVTDGAARWLVRAGGMATIASILAILVFIAAEVWPLFRPPHARVKATLDPFSAAPPLAAAVDESRDVLELIGGDGVARFVSLVDRSVLQETPLPGLAGKRIAAVTRAGIDDLLIATDDGKLFGVRIPFDVVRSAGRRTVRPRLQETGAWTLSEKGETPYLLAASVPGDTGITAVTARAEAGPEVLAVRESRNLFGAVRRKETRQPLPLDRGGRATAVVVDPPGSAAYIGASDGRLYHWDLGNPAAPVLVDARAATANPGVAVTALAYLLGGRSVIVGDASGKVSVWFPVRDAARPSGWRLQRVHEFEPHVAAVTALAPSPRGRSFLSTDASGKVVLRHATSGATLLELQNPLGPLTTLAFAPKANGALAVNPAGAALEWDIHNPHPEVSLKTLFGKVWYEGYSQPEYVWQSTGGTDDFEPKLSLVPLLFGTIKGTLYALLFAIPLAVLAAVYTSQFAHPKLRHVVKPTVEIMAALPSVVLGFLAGLWLAPAIEPVVPGVLAATLVLPLLVLGFGAVWHRLPFALRRRCGVGTEVLVVIPLLLIGVQICLAANGLLERWFFDGDFRTWLFQSVDVRFDQRNALIVGFVMGFAVIPIIFTISEDALANVPNHLTSASLALGATAWQTAVRVVLPTASPGIFSATMIGFGRAVGETMIVLMATGNTPVLDWSIFNGMRTLSANIAVEIPEAPHGGTLYRVLFLTALLLFIATFIVNTVAELVRLRLRRRYQQL; this comes from the coding sequence TTGGCACGGCCGATTGCGGCGGGGTGGACCCGTCGCGCGGTTACCGACGGCGCGGCAAGGTGGCTCGTCCGTGCGGGCGGCATGGCAACCATCGCCAGCATTCTGGCGATTCTGGTGTTCATAGCGGCCGAAGTGTGGCCGCTTTTTCGCCCGCCGCACGCCCGGGTGAAAGCTACCCTCGATCCGTTCAGTGCTGCGCCTCCGCTGGCGGCCGCGGTCGATGAGTCGCGCGACGTTCTCGAGTTGATCGGCGGCGATGGTGTCGCGCGCTTCGTCTCGCTGGTCGACCGCTCCGTCTTGCAGGAAACCCCGCTTCCCGGACTGGCCGGGAAACGCATAGCGGCGGTGACGCGTGCCGGGATCGACGATCTGCTGATCGCGACCGACGACGGTAAGTTGTTCGGCGTGCGCATCCCTTTCGATGTGGTGCGTTCCGCCGGCCGGCGAACGGTGCGTCCGCGCTTGCAGGAAACCGGGGCGTGGACTCTGTCGGAGAAGGGCGAGACGCCGTATCTGCTGGCCGCGAGCGTGCCGGGGGACACCGGTATCACGGCGGTAACCGCGCGCGCGGAGGCGGGCCCCGAAGTGCTTGCCGTGCGGGAAAGCCGCAACCTTTTTGGGGCTGTGCGGCGCAAGGAAACGCGGCAACCGTTACCGCTCGACCGTGGTGGCCGGGCGACGGCGGTTGTTGTCGACCCGCCGGGGAGCGCCGCGTACATAGGCGCTTCCGACGGCCGCCTGTATCACTGGGACCTCGGCAATCCGGCGGCGCCGGTGCTCGTCGATGCGCGTGCGGCAACGGCCAACCCCGGCGTTGCGGTGACCGCGCTGGCATACTTGCTGGGCGGGCGATCGGTGATCGTCGGCGACGCCTCCGGTAAGGTGAGTGTCTGGTTTCCCGTGCGGGATGCTGCCCGGCCGAGCGGCTGGCGTCTGCAACGGGTGCACGAGTTCGAACCCCACGTGGCGGCGGTGACCGCGTTGGCGCCCTCGCCGCGGGGCCGCAGCTTTCTCAGCACCGACGCGAGTGGCAAGGTCGTCTTGCGCCACGCCACTTCGGGGGCGACGCTGCTCGAACTGCAGAATCCGCTCGGGCCGCTCACGACGTTGGCCTTCGCACCGAAGGCCAACGGCGCCCTGGCCGTCAACCCGGCCGGGGCCGCGCTCGAATGGGACATTCACAACCCGCATCCCGAGGTGTCGCTGAAGACGCTGTTCGGCAAGGTGTGGTACGAGGGCTATTCCCAGCCCGAATACGTATGGCAGTCGACGGGCGGAACCGACGACTTCGAGCCCAAGCTAAGTCTCGTGCCGCTGCTCTTCGGCACGATCAAGGGCACTCTGTACGCCCTGTTATTCGCCATTCCGCTGGCGGTACTGGCGGCAGTATACACTTCGCAGTTCGCGCACCCGAAGCTGCGTCACGTCGTCAAGCCGACGGTCGAGATCATGGCGGCGCTGCCGAGCGTCGTGCTCGGGTTCCTGGCCGGATTGTGGCTCGCCCCGGCGATCGAGCCGGTAGTGCCCGGCGTGCTGGCGGCAACGCTGGTGCTGCCCCTCCTGGTGCTCGGTTTCGGGGCGGTATGGCACCGGCTGCCGTTCGCGCTGCGGCGGCGGTGCGGAGTCGGAACCGAAGTGCTCGTCGTCATCCCCCTGCTCCTGATTGGCGTGCAGATCTGTCTGGCCGCCAACGGCCTGCTCGAACGCTGGTTCTTCGACGGCGACTTTCGCACCTGGCTGTTCCAGAGCGTCGACGTCAGGTTCGATCAGCGGAACGCCTTGATCGTCGGTTTTGTCATGGGCTTTGCGGTGATCCCGATCATCTTCACGATTTCCGAGGATGCGCTGGCCAACGTCCCGAACCATCTCACCTCGGCCTCGCTGGCCCTGGGCGCGACGGCGTGGCAAACCGCCGTGCGAGTGGTGCTGCCGACCGCGAGTCCGGGGATTTTCTCGGCAACGATGATCGGCTTCGGACGGGCCGTCGGCGAAACCATGATCGTGCTGATGGCAACGGGGAATACGCCGGTGCTCGATTGGAGCATCTTCAACGGCATGCGCACGTTGTCGGCGAACATCGCGGTCGAGATCCCGGAAGCGCCGCACGGCGGGACCCTGTATCGAGTTCTGTTCCTTACCGCGCTGCTCCTCTTCATCGCCACCTTCATCGTCAATACGGTGGCGGAACTGGTGCGCTTGCGGCTGCGCCGGCGCTACCAACAGCTCTGA
- a CDS encoding response regulator transcription factor produces MRPVSRSRSVGASVAGRGADGDRKLILVVEDERDIGELVRFNLEQEGFAVAVAEDGEAALQAVNRERPALVILDLMLPGVPGLDVCRQLRGNEATATLPIVVLTAKAAESDRIVGLEMGADDYLTKPFSPRELVARVRAVLRRAYGGEVERRQDVYEKGRLRIDFDRYEVFVDGKSVELSLREFELLRFFVRSPNRVFDRLQILDLVWGHETHVEPRTVDVHVRRLRTRIERDDAHPELIVTVRGVGYKFNDRALHS; encoded by the coding sequence ATGAGGCCAGTTAGCCGCTCCAGATCGGTCGGCGCCTCGGTGGCCGGTCGCGGTGCCGACGGCGACCGCAAGCTCATTCTCGTCGTCGAGGACGAGCGGGATATCGGCGAGCTGGTCCGTTTCAATCTCGAGCAGGAGGGATTTGCCGTCGCCGTAGCCGAAGACGGCGAGGCGGCCCTGCAGGCGGTGAACCGCGAGCGTCCGGCGCTGGTCATTCTCGACCTCATGCTGCCCGGCGTTCCGGGTCTCGACGTTTGCCGGCAGCTTCGCGGCAACGAGGCCACCGCCACCCTGCCCATCGTCGTGCTCACCGCCAAGGCCGCGGAGAGCGATCGCATCGTCGGCCTCGAAATGGGCGCCGACGACTACCTTACCAAGCCTTTCAGTCCGCGCGAGCTGGTCGCCCGCGTGCGGGCGGTGCTGCGGCGCGCGTACGGCGGCGAGGTCGAGCGTCGCCAGGACGTCTACGAGAAAGGCCGACTGCGCATCGACTTCGACAGGTACGAGGTGTTCGTCGACGGCAAATCGGTGGAGCTCTCGCTGCGCGAGTTCGAATTGCTGCGCTTCTTCGTGCGATCGCCGAACCGGGTCTTCGATCGGTTGCAAATCCTCGATCTCGTCTGGGGGCACGAGACGCATGTCGAACCCCGCACCGTGGACGTGCACGTGCGTCGCTTGCGGACGCGCATCGAGCGTGACGATGCCCATCCGGAGCTGATCGTCACCGTGCGCGGCGTGGGATACAAGTTCAACGACCGTGCCCTCCATTCGTAG
- the pstA gene encoding phosphate ABC transporter permease PstA, whose translation MQNLIRRGDPFIWLTGGALATSLLMIVALLLLVLTRALGFFWPNDVVQLSLRDGQTVIGQVRGREAIPAADGGATGAYRIQVQVGNRDISGADFRWVDERDIVGTAYPADAVVLERREWGNLFGMVRDVRVGDEVVASGPAAGWDALVTRLPAAHALNRRIRRIERGTIGDINYAMEQSRLAIKRATERGEDGGAVEAATARLRALDAEYEREYAQLGTLVAQSRVDQVVMSVAGGQTKDVPLTQIVRAYRPNSMSVAAKVRLYLARLWEFVSADPRESNTEGGVFPAIFGTVLMVMIMSVAVVPFGVLAALYLREYARQGAIVRVVRIAVNNLAGVPSIVFGVFGLGFFVYFLGGNLDALFFPERLPTPTFGTGGILWASLTLALLTVPVVIVATEEALGAVPREHREGSLALGATQFETIWRVVLPAALPGILTGLILAMARGAGEVAPLMITGVVKLAPTLPIDGHFPFLHLDRKFMHLGFHIYDVGFQSPNVEAAKPMVYATTLLLLAIVITLNLTAIVIRGRLRRRLAGSTF comes from the coding sequence ATGCAGAACCTGATCCGACGCGGGGATCCATTCATCTGGCTCACCGGTGGGGCGCTGGCGACGAGCTTACTCATGATCGTCGCCCTGCTGCTGTTGGTGCTCACGCGCGCCCTGGGCTTCTTCTGGCCGAACGACGTCGTCCAACTCAGCTTGCGCGACGGGCAGACGGTCATCGGACAGGTACGTGGCCGGGAGGCCATTCCGGCCGCCGACGGCGGCGCGACGGGGGCGTACCGGATTCAGGTGCAAGTCGGCAACCGCGACATCTCCGGGGCGGACTTTCGGTGGGTGGACGAACGGGACATCGTCGGTACGGCGTACCCCGCGGATGCGGTGGTACTGGAGCGGCGCGAGTGGGGTAACCTGTTCGGCATGGTCCGGGACGTTCGCGTCGGCGACGAGGTCGTCGCTTCCGGCCCGGCCGCGGGCTGGGACGCCCTGGTGACTCGCCTTCCCGCCGCTCACGCCTTGAACCGGCGCATTCGTCGCATCGAGCGAGGCACCATCGGCGATATCAACTACGCGATGGAACAGAGCCGTCTCGCCATCAAGCGGGCCACCGAGCGCGGTGAGGACGGCGGCGCGGTGGAGGCGGCTACGGCGCGACTGCGCGCGCTTGACGCGGAGTACGAGCGGGAGTACGCGCAGCTCGGGACGCTGGTCGCCCAGAGTCGTGTCGACCAGGTGGTTATGAGCGTCGCCGGTGGACAGACGAAGGATGTGCCGCTGACGCAGATCGTGCGGGCTTACCGGCCGAACTCGATGTCGGTCGCTGCGAAAGTGCGGCTTTATCTTGCCCGTCTCTGGGAGTTCGTATCGGCCGACCCGCGCGAGTCCAACACCGAGGGCGGGGTGTTCCCGGCCATTTTCGGCACTGTGCTGATGGTGATGATCATGAGCGTTGCCGTGGTTCCGTTCGGTGTGCTGGCTGCCCTCTACCTGCGGGAGTATGCCCGTCAGGGTGCGATCGTGCGGGTCGTGCGTATCGCCGTGAACAATCTCGCCGGCGTGCCGTCGATCGTCTTCGGCGTCTTCGGACTCGGTTTCTTCGTTTACTTCCTGGGCGGTAACCTCGACGCGCTGTTCTTCCCCGAGCGTCTGCCGACGCCGACCTTCGGTACCGGAGGCATACTGTGGGCTTCGCTGACGTTGGCGCTGCTCACCGTGCCGGTGGTGATCGTCGCGACGGAAGAGGCGTTGGGGGCCGTCCCGCGCGAGCATCGGGAGGGATCGCTGGCGCTCGGCGCGACGCAGTTCGAGACCATCTGGCGGGTGGTGCTGCCGGCGGCGCTGCCGGGCATTCTGACCGGTTTGATCCTGGCGATGGCGCGGGGGGCCGGCGAGGTGGCGCCGTTGATGATTACGGGCGTGGTGAAACTCGCTCCGACGTTGCCGATCGACGGGCACTTCCCCTTCCTGCACCTCGACCGCAAGTTCATGCACCTCGGCTTCCATATTTACGACGTCGGCTTTCAGTCGCCGAACGTCGAGGCCGCCAAGCCGATGGTGTATGCCACCACGTTGCTGCTCTTGGCCATCGTCATTACACTCAATCTCACCGCCATCGTCATTCGAGGGCGCTTGCGGCGCCGATTGGCAGGCTCGACGTTCTGA